Proteins from a single region of Candidatus Babeliales bacterium:
- a CDS encoding MlaD family protein: MTIFLGIFRPDRWQYHPYTVFFNDVSGLEKKADVKIAGVKVGWVEKIILVDDNSYQARATIMVHKYYLLYLDAQAVVRQEGLLGAKYVELLPGNPALPQLSIGKSLITPGKSPASIDSILHTVAKIAHNLEGVTDSLQENFGGLQGKKNLNVMITDFKDMIHHMKEAVPSIKESIERVSGRIDKDLGTVANRLESTALALEDAAVEARNGFKNIGSVAQKIDNGTGLIGKLINEDETYHDIKVTVQSLKKYFHKVDNLNIVFDSHGEYMYRPAENVNFEDAKGYLDIRIHPNDDHFYLFQYVMTQRGNIKRSIQDVRWYDEQCVEFLPSELIKQGVAIPELVGKIERRKRTLDKAKFGAQVGKIYKDFAFRIGFIESSAGFGVDFHIPFGTDKFRWITTFEAFDFKGRDRFDDKRPHLKWINRLFLLRNLYMAFGADDFISKENANGFFGAGIRFCDEDIKYLFAQLGFAGFN, from the coding sequence ATGACAATTTTTTTAGGGATATTTAGGCCAGATCGTTGGCAATATCATCCATATACTGTTTTTTTTAACGATGTTTCTGGACTGGAAAAAAAAGCTGATGTAAAAATTGCTGGAGTAAAAGTTGGCTGGGTTGAAAAAATTATATTAGTTGACGATAATTCATATCAAGCTCGAGCAACTATTATGGTTCATAAATATTATTTGTTATATCTTGATGCTCAGGCGGTTGTTAGACAAGAAGGATTACTTGGTGCGAAATATGTTGAATTGCTTCCAGGAAATCCAGCATTGCCGCAATTATCTATTGGAAAATCATTAATAACTCCCGGAAAGTCGCCTGCATCTATTGATAGTATTTTACACACAGTAGCAAAAATAGCACATAACCTTGAAGGAGTTACTGACTCATTACAAGAAAATTTTGGAGGCCTACAAGGTAAAAAAAATCTTAATGTAATGATTACTGATTTTAAAGATATGATTCATCATATGAAGGAAGCCGTACCTTCAATTAAAGAAAGTATTGAACGTGTTTCTGGTCGTATAGACAAAGATTTAGGAACAGTAGCTAATCGATTAGAAAGTACTGCGTTAGCATTAGAAGATGCTGCAGTTGAAGCGCGAAATGGTTTTAAAAATATCGGTTCAGTTGCCCAGAAAATAGATAACGGTACTGGATTGATAGGAAAACTGATTAATGAAGATGAGACCTATCATGATATTAAAGTAACCGTACAATCATTAAAAAAATATTTCCATAAAGTTGATAATTTAAATATTGTTTTTGATAGCCATGGTGAATATATGTATCGGCCAGCAGAAAATGTAAATTTTGAAGATGCAAAAGGCTATCTGGATATTCGTATTCATCCAAATGATGATCATTTTTATCTTTTTCAATATGTGATGACACAAAGAGGAAATATAAAAAGAAGTATTCAAGATGTACGTTGGTATGATGAACAATGTGTAGAATTTTTACCAAGTGAATTGATTAAACAAGGTGTTGCAATTCCAGAACTTGTTGGAAAAATTGAACGTAGGAAACGCACATTGGATAAAGCAAAATTTGGTGCGCAAGTAGGTAAAATTTATAAAGATTTTGCATTTAGAATTGGGTTTATTGAAAGTAGTGCTGGTTTTGGTGTTGATTTTCACATTCCTTTTGGTACTGATAAATTTAGATGGATTACTACTTTTGAAGCTTTTGATTTTAAAGGACGAGATAGATTTGATGATAAGCGGCCACATCTCAAATGGATAAATAGACTTTTCTTGTTGCGTAATTTATATATGGCTTTTGGTGCAGATGATTTTATAAGTAAAGAAAATGCAAATGGATTTTTTGGAGCCGGTATCAGATTCTGTGATGAAGATATAAAATATCTTTTTGCTCAATTAGGATTTGCTGGCTTTAATTGA
- a CDS encoding type II secretion system protein — MGSVKKGFTFLELVVVIMLIGLLATIVVPNLQNVIPGYKRKEFLSRLTGLVRLSWQQALITQRAHRVLFDLEKRIVQVEIESEKKDKKAKPLFEPIKISYLNSTYQWTENIEIKQFFVEGKELIARPGIKTEQVWFYIAPDGLAQEVIINFVDTAQLDAGRPTTISLVLNPFSAQFREYDTFQKP; from the coding sequence ATGGGATCTGTAAAAAAAGGTTTTACGTTTTTAGAATTGGTGGTTGTCATTATGCTAATTGGGCTTTTGGCAACCATTGTTGTTCCTAATTTACAAAACGTGATACCAGGCTATAAAAGAAAAGAATTTTTAAGTAGGCTTACTGGATTAGTTCGTTTATCATGGCAACAAGCTTTGATTACCCAACGAGCACATCGGGTATTATTTGATTTAGAAAAAAGAATAGTACAAGTCGAAATCGAATCTGAAAAGAAAGATAAAAAAGCAAAACCACTGTTTGAGCCAATAAAAATTTCATACTTAAATAGTACCTATCAATGGACTGAAAATATTGAAATCAAGCAATTTTTTGTTGAAGGTAAAGAATTAATTGCGCGGCCTGGTATTAAAACCGAACAAGTTTGGTTTTATATTGCTCCTGATGGGCTCGCACAAGAAGTTATTATAAATTTTGTTGATACCGCCCAATTAGATGCTGGTAGGCCAACAACAATAAGTTTAGTTTTAAATCCCTTTAGCGCACAATTTAGAGAATATGATACATTTCAAAAACCATAA
- the gspG gene encoding type II secretion system major pseudopilin GspG, protein MTYAEQEKRIVQPGFTFMELVVAVLILGILASVAGFAYLQFVGTAKESATKASLKSVKSAIDLYHIQHNKYPTRLRDLVERPKGEIKGWKPAFEKMPKDGWGNEFYYKVTPGKKHPYELYSYGSEGPEGSAEERISVWDL, encoded by the coding sequence ATGACTTACGCAGAGCAAGAAAAACGCATAGTGCAACCAGGATTTACTTTTATGGAATTGGTTGTAGCGGTATTGATTTTAGGGATATTGGCTTCTGTTGCTGGATTTGCTTACTTGCAATTTGTTGGTACAGCAAAAGAAAGTGCTACTAAGGCTAGTTTAAAATCAGTAAAAAGTGCAATTGATTTATATCATATTCAACATAATAAATATCCAACCCGTTTAAGAGATTTAGTTGAACGGCCTAAAGGTGAAATAAAAGGATGGAAACCTGCCTTTGAAAAAATGCCAAAAGATGGTTGGGGCAATGAATTTTATTATAAGGTAACTCCAGGTAAAAAACATCCGTATGAATTATATTCCTATGGATCAGAAGGTCCTGAAGGGTCAGCAGAAGAACGTATAAGTGTATGGGATCTGTAA
- a CDS encoding type II secretion system F family protein: MALFLYQALSKDGKRTRGTIDASTVESAREQLTKRGLYPTLIEQTREQMVVGWRRYLQFFMRGVSSKDKILFTKQLAVLLKSGVPLLQALELLVEQFEGRLKRIIIDLRDNIKEGQSLAHGLAQFPKVFDNIYIQLVRAGEATGRLEIILERLIEYMERREEVTKKVKAALRYPIIQLSVVVLVVIALLTLVLPNLVQTFAAQGAELPLTTRFLMGLSDFLINYWYILIGIIIILILAFRYWRSTPAGARLYDQIKLKLPIVGYFARMSAVVQFSRTLGMLVESGVNLAESLDIVVNIIDNRILSDALEEARDKIIKQGRIAEYLKQTNIFPPIAIYLINTGEQSGQLDFMLLTVAKNYEDDLTEYSDTLSALLEPIMLIVMGVVVGFIVLSVVQPIVNLTQIQF; encoded by the coding sequence AAACGTACTCGTGGAACCATTGATGCGTCAACGGTTGAAAGCGCACGGGAACAACTTACTAAAAGGGGGCTTTATCCAACATTAATTGAGCAGACGCGTGAGCAAATGGTTGTTGGTTGGAGACGTTATTTGCAATTTTTTATGCGTGGCGTATCCAGTAAAGATAAAATATTATTTACTAAGCAATTAGCTGTTTTGCTCAAATCTGGCGTTCCGTTATTGCAAGCATTAGAATTATTGGTAGAACAATTTGAAGGACGTTTAAAACGTATTATTATTGATTTACGAGATAACATTAAAGAAGGGCAGTCGCTTGCACACGGGTTAGCCCAATTTCCTAAAGTTTTTGATAACATTTATATTCAACTGGTGCGTGCCGGTGAAGCTACTGGAAGATTAGAAATTATCTTAGAACGTCTTATTGAATACATGGAACGGCGCGAAGAGGTAACTAAAAAAGTTAAAGCAGCATTGCGTTATCCAATAATTCAATTAAGCGTTGTTGTTTTAGTAGTAATTGCATTGCTTACTTTAGTGTTACCCAATTTAGTACAAACATTTGCCGCGCAAGGTGCTGAATTACCATTAACGACACGATTCTTAATGGGATTGTCTGATTTTCTTATTAATTATTGGTATATTCTTATAGGTATAATTATTATTTTGATATTGGCTTTTCGTTATTGGCGATCAACGCCAGCAGGCGCACGATTATATGATCAAATAAAATTAAAACTACCAATAGTAGGTTATTTTGCACGCATGAGTGCAGTCGTGCAATTTTCACGAACACTTGGCATGCTTGTAGAAAGTGGCGTTAACTTAGCAGAATCACTTGATATTGTGGTTAATATCATTGATAATCGTATTTTATCTGATGCGCTTGAAGAAGCGCGCGATAAAATTATCAAGCAAGGGCGTATTGCTGAGTATTTAAAACAGACTAATATTTTTCCGCCGATTGCTATTTATTTAATAAATACTGGTGAACAGAGTGGGCAGTTAGATTTTATGTTATTAACGGTTGCAAAAAATTATGAAGATGATTTAACCGAATACTCAGATACGTTATCTGCATTATTAGAACCAATTATGCTTATTGTTATGGGTGTTGTGGTTGGCTTTATTGTATTATCGGTAGTACAACCGATAGTAAATTTAACGCAAATACAATTCTAA